A window of the Ipomoea triloba cultivar NCNSP0323 chromosome 14, ASM357664v1 genome harbors these coding sequences:
- the LOC116003976 gene encoding uncharacterized protein LOC116003976: METSTGHVLPGLGFFLVGLWHMLNQIKLHATHPKSHFSLLWFPCPKIRYLELYMIMLGSFAFISKEVLMGLLTHTSLDQDGTIPFHQLRKFEHANVATALIAHAVFSMVLDRADPPAKQGMAHLFGVVVFGQELLSFRLHSTDHFGVEGQYHFFLQIIILVSLSTTLLGFPFPTSFINSFVRSCSVMFQGIWLVVIGIMLWTAGFCPKGCYLTEEHKHHVVKCRSEEAAMRAKSLVNILFSLSLIGFTILVVTIYLVLVKCYSQKIAYVSLPTNKLEDNEKEDLIHDVESQKGFVEMGKLIVCHGTVDMK, from the coding sequence ATGGAAACTTCCACGGGGCATGTGCTTCCCGGATTAGGTTTCTTTCTGGTCGGTCTATGGCACATGTTGAACCAGATAAAACTTCACGCCACGCACCCAAAATCCCACTTTTCTCTCCTATGGTTTCCATGTCCAAAAATCAGATACTTAGAGCTTTACATGATAATGTTGGGCAGTTTTGCCTTCATCTCCAAGGAGGTCTTGATGGGCCTTCTAACTCACACGTCTCTAGACCAAGACGGAACCATACCCTTCCACCAGCTCCGCAAGTTTGAGCACGCAAACGTCGCAACCGCCCTCATCGCGCACGCGGTTTTCAGCATGGTTTTGGACAGGGCAGACCCTCCGGCTAAGCAGGGGATGGCGCACCTCTTCGGGGTCGTGGTTTTCGGGCAAGAGCTTCTGAGTTTTCGCCTACATTCAACTGACCATTTCGGGGTTGAAGGGCAATACCATTTCTTCCTGCAAATCATCATTCTCGTCTCCTTATCCACTACCCTTCTCGGCTTCCCTTTCCCCACCAGCTTCATCAACAGCTTCGTGAGGTCTTGCAGCGTTATGTTCCAAGGGATTTGGTTAGTCGTTATTGGAATCATGCTTTGGACGGCGGGTTTTTGCCCGAAAGGCTGCTACCTCACGGAAGAACACAAGCACCATGTCGTCAAGTGTCGCAGCGAGGAAGCGGCCATGCGAGCCAAGTCCCTCGTCAATATTCTGTTCAGCTTGTCCTTGATTGGTTTCACCATTCTTGTTGTCACCATCTACTTGGTGCTCGTCAAGTGCTACTCACAAAAGATCGCCTACGTGTCGTTGCCGACCAATAAGCTTGAGGATAATgaaaaggaggatttgatcCATGATGTTGAGTCGCAGAAGGGTTTCGTTGAGATGGGGAAGTTAATTGTGTGCCACGGTACGGTAGACATGAAatga